A genomic segment from Pelobates fuscus isolate aPelFus1 chromosome 7, aPelFus1.pri, whole genome shotgun sequence encodes:
- the SERBP1 gene encoding SERPINE1 mRNA-binding protein 1 isoform X2, translated as MPGHLQEGFGCVVTNRFDQLFDDESDPFEVLKAAENKKKEGPAGPGQGSGKTAAQAAKQLRKESQKERKNPLPEKKEDTPPPVALKKEGIRRVGRRPDQQQPQQQAPQQQAPQAPQGEGKPIDRRQTDRRPPRERRFEKPVEEKGEAGEFSVDRPIIERPVRGRGGPGGRGRGGRGRGLGRGDGFDSRGKREFDRHSGSDRAGPKHEDKRGGSGQHNWGNVKDEMSELDQSTVTEEAPEAEEQPVVDSENKENEAGEGPKEEGPKEMTLDEWKAMQDKERAKVEFNIRKPNEGADGQWKKGFVLHKSKSEEINVDDSLQTIVHAESDAFDHHFRKPANDITSQLEINFGDLGRPGRGGRGGRGGRGRGARPSRGGKIDKVTPLENNFTEPRRVGKTYQSSDSSAPDVDDPEAFPALA; from the exons ATGCCCGGGCACCTGCAGGAAGGCTTCGGCTGCGTGGTCACCAACCGGTTCGACCAGCTATTTGACGATGAATCCGACCCGTTCGAGGTCCTGAAGGCGGCCGAGAACAAGAAGAAGGAGGGCCCCGCGGGCCCCGGCCAGGGATCAGGCAAGACCGCGGCTCAGGCCGCCAAGCAGCTCCGCAAGGAGTCCCAGAAGGAGCGCAAGAACCCGCTGCCCGAGAAGAAGGAGGACACCCCACCGCCGGTGGCGCTCAAGAAGGAGG GTATCAGGAGGGTTGGCAGAAGGCCTGACCAGCAACAACCACAACAGCAGGCACCTCAGCAGCAGGCTCCACAAGCCCCACAGGGCGAAGGGAAGCCCATCGacaggagacagacagacagacggccTCCCCGTGAACGCCGCTTTGAAAAGCCAGTTGAAGAGAAGGGTGAAGCTGGAGAATTCTCTGTGGATAG ACCCATCATTGAACGACCTGTTCGTGGACGTGGCGGCCCTGGAGGAAGAGGACGTGGTGGACGCGGACGTGGGTTGGGCAGAGGAGATGGCTTTGACTCCCGTGGCAAACGTGAATTTGACAGACATAGTGGCAGTGACAGAGC TGGCCCGAAGCATGAGGATAAGCGTGGTGGCAGTGGACAACACAACTGGGGAAATGTTAAGGATGAGATGAG TGAATTGGACCAAAGCACCGTCACTGAGGAAGCCCCTGAAGCAGAGGAACAACCAGTTGTCGACTCTGAAAACAA gGAAAACGAGGCAGGCGAAGGGCCCAAGGAAGAGGGTCCTAAGGAAATGACTTTGGATGAATGGAAGGCGATGCAAGATAAGGAACGCGCAAAAGTTGAATTTAACATCCGGAAACCAAATGAAGGCGCTGACGGCCAATGGAAAAAGGGATTTGTCCTTCACAAGTCAAAGAGTGAAGAG atCAATGTAGATGACAGCTTGCAAACAATT GTTCACGCGGAGTCTGATGCTTTTGACCATCACTTCCGTAAGCCTGCAAATGATATCACTTCACAACTTGAGATCAACTTTGGCGATCTTGGCCGGCCTGGCCGAGGTGGCCGAGGCGGCCGGGGTGGTCGTGGCCGCGGTGCAAGGCCAAGCCGTGGAGGGAAAATTGACAAGGTAACGCCTTTAGAAAACAACTTCACTGAGCCAAGGCGCGTCGGGAAGACTTACCAG tcaaGCGATTCTTCTGCTCCTGACGTAGATGACCCAGAAGCTTTCCCAGCTCTGGCGTAA
- the SERBP1 gene encoding SERPINE1 mRNA-binding protein 1 isoform X4, with product MPGHLQEGFGCVVTNRFDQLFDDESDPFEVLKAAENKKKEGPAGPGQGSGKTAAQAAKQLRKESQKERKNPLPEKKEDTPPPVALKKEGIRRVGRRPDQQQPQQQAPQQQAPQAPQGEGKPIDRRQTDRRPPRERRFEKPVEEKGEAGEFSVDRPIIERPVRGRGGPGGRGRGGRGRGLGRGDGFDSRGKREFDRHSGSDRAGPKHEDKRGGSGQHNWGNVKDEMSELDQSTVTEEAPEAEEQPVVDSENKENEAGEGPKEEGPKEMTLDEWKAMQDKERAKVEFNIRKPNEGADGQWKKGFVLHKSKSEEVHAESDAFDHHFRKPANDITSQLEINFGDLGRPGRGGRGGRGGRGRGARPSRGGKIDKVTPLENNFTEPRRVGKTYQSSDSSAPDVDDPEAFPALA from the exons ATGCCCGGGCACCTGCAGGAAGGCTTCGGCTGCGTGGTCACCAACCGGTTCGACCAGCTATTTGACGATGAATCCGACCCGTTCGAGGTCCTGAAGGCGGCCGAGAACAAGAAGAAGGAGGGCCCCGCGGGCCCCGGCCAGGGATCAGGCAAGACCGCGGCTCAGGCCGCCAAGCAGCTCCGCAAGGAGTCCCAGAAGGAGCGCAAGAACCCGCTGCCCGAGAAGAAGGAGGACACCCCACCGCCGGTGGCGCTCAAGAAGGAGG GTATCAGGAGGGTTGGCAGAAGGCCTGACCAGCAACAACCACAACAGCAGGCACCTCAGCAGCAGGCTCCACAAGCCCCACAGGGCGAAGGGAAGCCCATCGacaggagacagacagacagacggccTCCCCGTGAACGCCGCTTTGAAAAGCCAGTTGAAGAGAAGGGTGAAGCTGGAGAATTCTCTGTGGATAG ACCCATCATTGAACGACCTGTTCGTGGACGTGGCGGCCCTGGAGGAAGAGGACGTGGTGGACGCGGACGTGGGTTGGGCAGAGGAGATGGCTTTGACTCCCGTGGCAAACGTGAATTTGACAGACATAGTGGCAGTGACAGAGC TGGCCCGAAGCATGAGGATAAGCGTGGTGGCAGTGGACAACACAACTGGGGAAATGTTAAGGATGAGATGAG TGAATTGGACCAAAGCACCGTCACTGAGGAAGCCCCTGAAGCAGAGGAACAACCAGTTGTCGACTCTGAAAACAA gGAAAACGAGGCAGGCGAAGGGCCCAAGGAAGAGGGTCCTAAGGAAATGACTTTGGATGAATGGAAGGCGATGCAAGATAAGGAACGCGCAAAAGTTGAATTTAACATCCGGAAACCAAATGAAGGCGCTGACGGCCAATGGAAAAAGGGATTTGTCCTTCACAAGTCAAAGAGTGAAGAG GTTCACGCGGAGTCTGATGCTTTTGACCATCACTTCCGTAAGCCTGCAAATGATATCACTTCACAACTTGAGATCAACTTTGGCGATCTTGGCCGGCCTGGCCGAGGTGGCCGAGGCGGCCGGGGTGGTCGTGGCCGCGGTGCAAGGCCAAGCCGTGGAGGGAAAATTGACAAGGTAACGCCTTTAGAAAACAACTTCACTGAGCCAAGGCGCGTCGGGAAGACTTACCAG tcaaGCGATTCTTCTGCTCCTGACGTAGATGACCCAGAAGCTTTCCCAGCTCTGGCGTAA
- the SERBP1 gene encoding SERPINE1 mRNA-binding protein 1 isoform X1: protein MPGHLQEGFGCVVTNRFDQLFDDESDPFEVLKAAENKKKEGPAGPGQGSGKTAAQAAKQLRKESQKERKNPLPEKKEDTPPPVALKKEGIRRVGRRPDQQQPQQQAPQQQAPQAPQGEGKPIDRRQTDRRPPRERRFEKPVEEKGEAGEFSVDRPIIERPVRGRGGPGGRGRGGRGRGLGRGDGFDSRGKREFDRHSGSDRASSHFSGPKHEDKRGGSGQHNWGNVKDEMSELDQSTVTEEAPEAEEQPVVDSENKENEAGEGPKEEGPKEMTLDEWKAMQDKERAKVEFNIRKPNEGADGQWKKGFVLHKSKSEEINVDDSLQTIVHAESDAFDHHFRKPANDITSQLEINFGDLGRPGRGGRGGRGGRGRGARPSRGGKIDKVTPLENNFTEPRRVGKTYQSSDSSAPDVDDPEAFPALA from the exons ATGCCCGGGCACCTGCAGGAAGGCTTCGGCTGCGTGGTCACCAACCGGTTCGACCAGCTATTTGACGATGAATCCGACCCGTTCGAGGTCCTGAAGGCGGCCGAGAACAAGAAGAAGGAGGGCCCCGCGGGCCCCGGCCAGGGATCAGGCAAGACCGCGGCTCAGGCCGCCAAGCAGCTCCGCAAGGAGTCCCAGAAGGAGCGCAAGAACCCGCTGCCCGAGAAGAAGGAGGACACCCCACCGCCGGTGGCGCTCAAGAAGGAGG GTATCAGGAGGGTTGGCAGAAGGCCTGACCAGCAACAACCACAACAGCAGGCACCTCAGCAGCAGGCTCCACAAGCCCCACAGGGCGAAGGGAAGCCCATCGacaggagacagacagacagacggccTCCCCGTGAACGCCGCTTTGAAAAGCCAGTTGAAGAGAAGGGTGAAGCTGGAGAATTCTCTGTGGATAG ACCCATCATTGAACGACCTGTTCGTGGACGTGGCGGCCCTGGAGGAAGAGGACGTGGTGGACGCGGACGTGGGTTGGGCAGAGGAGATGGCTTTGACTCCCGTGGCAAACGTGAATTTGACAGACATAGTGGCAGTGACAGAGC TTCTTCACATTTTAGTGGCCCGAAGCATGAGGATAAGCGTGGTGGCAGTGGACAACACAACTGGGGAAATGTTAAGGATGAGATGAG TGAATTGGACCAAAGCACCGTCACTGAGGAAGCCCCTGAAGCAGAGGAACAACCAGTTGTCGACTCTGAAAACAA gGAAAACGAGGCAGGCGAAGGGCCCAAGGAAGAGGGTCCTAAGGAAATGACTTTGGATGAATGGAAGGCGATGCAAGATAAGGAACGCGCAAAAGTTGAATTTAACATCCGGAAACCAAATGAAGGCGCTGACGGCCAATGGAAAAAGGGATTTGTCCTTCACAAGTCAAAGAGTGAAGAG atCAATGTAGATGACAGCTTGCAAACAATT GTTCACGCGGAGTCTGATGCTTTTGACCATCACTTCCGTAAGCCTGCAAATGATATCACTTCACAACTTGAGATCAACTTTGGCGATCTTGGCCGGCCTGGCCGAGGTGGCCGAGGCGGCCGGGGTGGTCGTGGCCGCGGTGCAAGGCCAAGCCGTGGAGGGAAAATTGACAAGGTAACGCCTTTAGAAAACAACTTCACTGAGCCAAGGCGCGTCGGGAAGACTTACCAG tcaaGCGATTCTTCTGCTCCTGACGTAGATGACCCAGAAGCTTTCCCAGCTCTGGCGTAA
- the SERBP1 gene encoding SERPINE1 mRNA-binding protein 1 isoform X3, producing the protein MPGHLQEGFGCVVTNRFDQLFDDESDPFEVLKAAENKKKEGPAGPGQGSGKTAAQAAKQLRKESQKERKNPLPEKKEDTPPPVALKKEGIRRVGRRPDQQQPQQQAPQQQAPQAPQGEGKPIDRRQTDRRPPRERRFEKPVEEKGEAGEFSVDRPIIERPVRGRGGPGGRGRGGRGRGLGRGDGFDSRGKREFDRHSGSDRASSHFSGPKHEDKRGGSGQHNWGNVKDEMSELDQSTVTEEAPEAEEQPVVDSENKENEAGEGPKEEGPKEMTLDEWKAMQDKERAKVEFNIRKPNEGADGQWKKGFVLHKSKSEEVHAESDAFDHHFRKPANDITSQLEINFGDLGRPGRGGRGGRGGRGRGARPSRGGKIDKVTPLENNFTEPRRVGKTYQSSDSSAPDVDDPEAFPALA; encoded by the exons ATGCCCGGGCACCTGCAGGAAGGCTTCGGCTGCGTGGTCACCAACCGGTTCGACCAGCTATTTGACGATGAATCCGACCCGTTCGAGGTCCTGAAGGCGGCCGAGAACAAGAAGAAGGAGGGCCCCGCGGGCCCCGGCCAGGGATCAGGCAAGACCGCGGCTCAGGCCGCCAAGCAGCTCCGCAAGGAGTCCCAGAAGGAGCGCAAGAACCCGCTGCCCGAGAAGAAGGAGGACACCCCACCGCCGGTGGCGCTCAAGAAGGAGG GTATCAGGAGGGTTGGCAGAAGGCCTGACCAGCAACAACCACAACAGCAGGCACCTCAGCAGCAGGCTCCACAAGCCCCACAGGGCGAAGGGAAGCCCATCGacaggagacagacagacagacggccTCCCCGTGAACGCCGCTTTGAAAAGCCAGTTGAAGAGAAGGGTGAAGCTGGAGAATTCTCTGTGGATAG ACCCATCATTGAACGACCTGTTCGTGGACGTGGCGGCCCTGGAGGAAGAGGACGTGGTGGACGCGGACGTGGGTTGGGCAGAGGAGATGGCTTTGACTCCCGTGGCAAACGTGAATTTGACAGACATAGTGGCAGTGACAGAGC TTCTTCACATTTTAGTGGCCCGAAGCATGAGGATAAGCGTGGTGGCAGTGGACAACACAACTGGGGAAATGTTAAGGATGAGATGAG TGAATTGGACCAAAGCACCGTCACTGAGGAAGCCCCTGAAGCAGAGGAACAACCAGTTGTCGACTCTGAAAACAA gGAAAACGAGGCAGGCGAAGGGCCCAAGGAAGAGGGTCCTAAGGAAATGACTTTGGATGAATGGAAGGCGATGCAAGATAAGGAACGCGCAAAAGTTGAATTTAACATCCGGAAACCAAATGAAGGCGCTGACGGCCAATGGAAAAAGGGATTTGTCCTTCACAAGTCAAAGAGTGAAGAG GTTCACGCGGAGTCTGATGCTTTTGACCATCACTTCCGTAAGCCTGCAAATGATATCACTTCACAACTTGAGATCAACTTTGGCGATCTTGGCCGGCCTGGCCGAGGTGGCCGAGGCGGCCGGGGTGGTCGTGGCCGCGGTGCAAGGCCAAGCCGTGGAGGGAAAATTGACAAGGTAACGCCTTTAGAAAACAACTTCACTGAGCCAAGGCGCGTCGGGAAGACTTACCAG tcaaGCGATTCTTCTGCTCCTGACGTAGATGACCCAGAAGCTTTCCCAGCTCTGGCGTAA